From Piliocolobus tephrosceles isolate RC106 chromosome 16, ASM277652v3, whole genome shotgun sequence, the proteins below share one genomic window:
- the LOC116418490 gene encoding atherin-like — translation MNMLRGDERGCHYLRCLRSKNLQQSLIGGEEEVGVEKGLHYPLRTQLPRRRVTPAPGARGGPAGGREEGLPGAPLRRWRVRGGRGPYSPGPAASASAAPAAASAVHPCGGGLQPRRSSHNRRLGRPLPPAQRLSSGPLLKTRPRPLPLPPPPQRYVAAAPTSRDSLPSARGRAGPAGRAARGGQQGRGCACVDVCAGGGREGGERLRGRARARPRPLPSPAPPPNRDPDTSLRPPPRHPGLWERRRACAALGPARAHLFCLLPHCERSATQITAGSPRHPRPFPLRPLPAPRG, via the exons ATGAACATGTTACGTGGAGATGAACGGGGGTGTCACTACCTTCGGTGTCTCCGATCTAAGAATCTTCAGCAGAGTCTGattggaggggaggaggaggtgggggtggagaaAGGTCTGCATTACCCACTG CGCACGCAGCTGCCTCGGCGAAGGGTTACGCCGGCCCCCGGAGCCCGGGGCGGCCCGGCGGGCGGCCGAGAGGAAGGGCTGCCGGGGGCGCCGCTGCGACGGTGGCGAGTGCGTGGGGGAAGGGGCCCTTACTCACCCGGGCCggccgcctccgcctccgccgcCCCGGCCGCCGCCTCGGCGGTCCATCCTTGCGGCGGGGGCCTGCAGCCGCGGCGCTCGAGTCACAACCGCCGGCTGGGCCGGCCCCTCCCCCCTGCCCAACGTCTGTCCTCAGGGCCGCTCCTCAAGACCCGGCCTCGGCcgctgccgctgccgccgccgccgcagcgcTACGTGGCCGCCGCTCCGACGTCTCGCGACTCCCTTCCCAGCGCGCGAGGGCGAGCTGGGCCGGCGGGGCGGGCAGCACGGGGCGGGCAGCAGGGGAGGGGGTGTgcgtgtgtggatgtgtgtgccggagggggcagggagggaggcgaGCGGCTGCGagggcgcgcgcgcgcgcgcccgCGGCCCCTTCCCTCGCCGGCCCCCCCGCCCAACAGGGATCCCGACACCTCCCTCCGCCCGCCCCCTCGGCATCCCGGCCTCTGGGAGCGGCGGCGCGCATGCGCAGCCCTCGGGCCGGCCCGGGCGCACCTTTTCTGCCTCCTGCCACATTGTGAGCGCTCCGCCACCCAGATAACCGCCGGCTCTCCGCGCCACCCCCGCCCTTTCCCACTCCGCCCACTCCCGGCGCCCAG GGGATGA